The following are encoded together in the Acidobacteriota bacterium genome:
- a CDS encoding integration host factor subunit beta — translation MTKAQLVEEVARSANLTKKDAEVIVSTVFESIVDSLKDGDKIELRGFGSFRIRERGSRIGRNPKTGARVDVPSKKIPYFKPGKELRERLNSDE, via the coding sequence GTGACGAAGGCCCAGTTGGTCGAGGAGGTCGCCCGTAGCGCCAACCTCACCAAGAAGGACGCCGAGGTCATCGTCAGCACGGTCTTCGAGAGCATCGTCGACTCCCTGAAGGACGGGGACAAGATCGAGCTCCGCGGATTCGGGAGCTTCCGCATTCGGGAACGGGGGTCCCGGATCGGCCGGAATCCGAAGACAGGCGCCCGCGTCGACGTCCCGTCCAAGAAGATCCCCTACTTCAAGCCAGGCAAGGAACTCAGGGAACGTCTCAACTCGGACGAGTAG
- the coaBC gene encoding bifunctional phosphopantothenoylcysteine decarboxylase/phosphopantothenate--cysteine ligase CoaBC → MPERAARVLLGITGGIAAYKGAYLVRRLREHGLEVRCAPTLAAESFVSPLTLEVLSGGRVYGQEYLARDGGADGAELHVEAAQWADLLCVAPATANTLARLALGLADDFLSTTALMFEGPVVVAPAMHDAMWRKAAVEARVATLLGRGVEVVGPVEGVLASGERGWGRMAEPEAIVDVVCRVLDLPEAGDDAFTSPLAGRKVVITAGPTYEAIDPVRFLGNRSSGRMGFALARQAAIRGARVRLIAGPVKLETPAGVERVDVVSAAEMETALHEAAHDADLVVMAAAVADYRPRERAEQKLKKSGGDGLVLELAQNPDLLAGLAAVASRALRVGFAAETEHLERSAQDKLKAKGAHWIVANDVSRPDIGFESADNEVVAFGAKGEVERFPKQSKDELAGRLLELFAAEAT, encoded by the coding sequence GTGCCTGAACGGGCGGCCAGGGTCCTCCTGGGGATCACCGGCGGCATCGCCGCCTACAAGGGCGCTTATCTGGTCCGTCGCCTGCGGGAGCACGGCCTCGAAGTACGCTGTGCGCCAACCTTGGCTGCCGAGAGTTTCGTCTCGCCCTTGACCCTGGAGGTGCTGAGCGGTGGTCGCGTCTACGGTCAGGAGTACCTGGCACGCGACGGCGGCGCCGACGGCGCGGAGTTGCACGTCGAGGCCGCGCAGTGGGCCGACCTGCTCTGCGTCGCGCCGGCGACCGCGAATACGCTGGCCCGCTTGGCGCTGGGCCTGGCGGACGACTTCCTGAGTACGACCGCGCTGATGTTCGAAGGGCCGGTGGTTGTCGCTCCGGCCATGCATGACGCCATGTGGCGGAAGGCGGCGGTCGAGGCCCGCGTCGCCACTCTGCTCGGCCGTGGCGTGGAGGTGGTCGGTCCGGTCGAGGGCGTACTGGCTTCAGGTGAGCGGGGCTGGGGCCGCATGGCCGAGCCGGAGGCGATCGTCGATGTCGTTTGCCGGGTCCTTGACCTGCCCGAGGCGGGCGACGACGCGTTCACGAGCCCGCTCGCCGGCAGGAAAGTCGTCATCACTGCCGGGCCGACCTACGAGGCGATCGACCCGGTGCGCTTCCTGGGCAATCGATCGAGCGGCCGCATGGGGTTCGCGCTGGCGCGCCAGGCGGCGATCCGTGGCGCCCGGGTCAGGCTGATTGCCGGTCCCGTGAAGCTCGAGACGCCCGCAGGCGTGGAACGCGTCGACGTCGTCTCGGCCGCCGAGATGGAGACGGCGCTCCACGAGGCGGCGCACGACGCGGACCTTGTGGTCATGGCGGCCGCTGTCGCCGACTACCGGCCCCGGGAGCGTGCCGAGCAGAAGCTGAAGAAGTCGGGCGGAGACGGCCTGGTGCTGGAGCTCGCACAGAATCCGGACCTGCTGGCCGGTCTGGCGGCCGTGGCGTCGCGGGCGCTGCGCGTCGGTTTCGCCGCGGAGACCGAACACCTGGAGCGCTCGGCTCAGGACAAGCTGAAGGCCAAGGGGGCGCACTGGATCGTCGCCAACGACGTGTCCCGCCCGGACATCGGTTTCGAGTCCGCCGACAACGAAGTCGTGGCCTTTGGTGCGAAAGGGGAAGTCGAGCGGTTCCCGAAGCAGTCCAAGGATGAACTGGCAGGACGGCTGCTGGAGCTGTTTGCAGCAGAGGCGACGTGA
- the rpoZ gene encoding DNA-directed RNA polymerase subunit omega, translated as MERIPEKIDSKFRYVLLAARRAEQLIRGAPERMQRESPKFARHAMKEIANELVDWDYGEAPESADADGADEDGADAENGGLSPPSTVN; from the coding sequence ATGGAACGTATTCCTGAGAAGATCGACAGCAAGTTCCGGTACGTGCTCCTGGCCGCGCGGCGAGCCGAGCAACTGATCCGGGGGGCTCCGGAACGGATGCAGCGGGAAAGCCCGAAGTTCGCCCGGCATGCGATGAAGGAGATCGCGAACGAGCTCGTCGACTGGGACTACGGCGAAGCGCCCGAATCCGCGGACGCGGACGGCGCTGACGAGGATGGAGCGGACGCGGAGAACGGCGGTCTGAGTCCTCCCAGCACCGTCAACTAG
- a CDS encoding uracil-DNA glycosylase: MERLLAVAEEARGCTACGLCRTRNTVVFGDGDGEADLMFVGEGPGAQEDRQGLPFVGPAGQLLTKIIQAIDLRREDVYITNVVKCRPPNNRDPQPDETAACRSFLDRQIELIAPRVIVALGRVAAQLLLGTKTSLGRLRGTWHEAGGVPVRVTYHPAFLLRDPSYKRATWEDMQIVRDRLLGADGEE; the protein is encoded by the coding sequence CTGGAGCGCCTGCTGGCGGTCGCCGAGGAGGCCCGTGGCTGCACGGCCTGTGGCCTGTGCAGGACGCGGAATACGGTCGTTTTCGGCGATGGTGACGGTGAGGCAGATCTGATGTTCGTGGGCGAGGGCCCGGGCGCGCAGGAGGACCGGCAGGGCCTGCCGTTCGTGGGGCCGGCGGGCCAGCTCTTGACGAAGATCATCCAGGCCATCGACCTGCGGCGCGAGGACGTCTACATCACGAACGTCGTGAAGTGCAGACCCCCGAACAACCGGGATCCGCAGCCTGACGAAACGGCGGCCTGCCGTTCCTTTCTCGATCGCCAGATCGAACTCATCGCCCCCCGCGTGATCGTCGCCCTGGGGCGGGTAGCGGCGCAGCTTCTGCTGGGGACGAAGACCTCGTTGGGGCGCCTGCGGGGGACCTGGCACGAAGCTGGAGGCGTGCCGGTCCGGGTCACCTATCACCCGGCTTTCCTGCTTCGGGATCCTTCGTACAAACGGGCCACCTGGGAGGACATGCAGATCGTTCGCGATCGGCTGCTCGGCGCCGACGGGGAGGAGTAG
- a CDS encoding cysteine synthase family protein, translating to MKAAVNESEAAPRGVCEDVCQAIGGTPMVRLRRSLSDAGAGVEVFAKLEFLNPMGSVKDRVARYLVDRALASGVLKPGGLVIEASSGNTAMGLAMMATTRGLRCRAVVRRQTSREKLDCLRALGVELVLVDGDLDPGHPESYNRKARSLMAAEPGAFFPDQHNNRDNNECHYETTAPEIWDQMEGRIDVFVGGIGTGGTVSGVGRFLKERDPTIQVVAVDVEGSVFSRHFAALSGAPDASAPEGRYLLEGLGDEEIIDCPEFEVFDRMLQVSDAEAFLAARELARHEAMLVGGSSGAALWGVRQMLPELRPGARVVTLFPDSGTRYLSTIYNDDWLREQGLPVGREELGLQPAKINS from the coding sequence TTGAAGGCGGCGGTCAACGAATCAGAAGCGGCTCCCCGGGGCGTCTGCGAGGATGTCTGCCAGGCCATCGGCGGTACGCCGATGGTGCGTCTCCGGCGTTCCCTGAGCGATGCCGGGGCCGGCGTCGAGGTGTTCGCGAAGCTCGAGTTCCTCAACCCGATGGGCAGTGTCAAGGACCGGGTCGCGCGCTATCTCGTCGATCGTGCACTCGCGTCCGGCGTGCTCAAACCCGGTGGGCTGGTGATCGAGGCGTCGTCCGGCAACACGGCGATGGGCCTGGCCATGATGGCCACGACCCGTGGACTGCGCTGCCGCGCGGTCGTCCGTCGCCAGACCAGCCGCGAGAAGCTCGATTGCCTGCGTGCTCTGGGGGTCGAACTCGTCCTGGTCGACGGCGATCTGGACCCCGGGCACCCGGAGTCGTACAACCGGAAGGCCCGAAGCCTGATGGCGGCCGAGCCGGGAGCCTTCTTTCCGGACCAGCACAACAACCGGGACAACAACGAGTGCCACTACGAGACGACGGCTCCGGAGATCTGGGATCAGATGGAAGGCCGGATCGACGTCTTCGTCGGCGGCATCGGCACCGGCGGCACGGTTTCAGGGGTGGGCCGATTCCTGAAAGAGAGGGATCCGACCATCCAGGTCGTGGCGGTCGATGTCGAAGGGTCCGTGTTCAGCCGCCACTTCGCGGCTCTCTCCGGAGCCCCCGACGCGTCCGCGCCCGAGGGCCGCTACCTGCTCGAAGGACTGGGCGACGAAGAGATCATCGACTGTCCGGAGTTCGAGGTCTTCGACCGGATGCTCCAGGTCAGCGACGCCGAGGCGTTCCTTGCGGCCCGCGAACTGGCCCGGCACGAGGCGATGCTCGTGGGTGGTTCAAGTGGCGCGGCGCTTTGGGGCGTGCGGCAGATGCTGCCGGAACTGCGGCCGGGCGCCCGGGTCGTGACGCTGTTTCCCGATTCGGGGACCCGCTATCTGAGCACGATCTACAACGACGACTGGCTGCGCGAACAGGGGCTGCCCGTCGGGCGCGAAGAACTCGGGCTTCAACCGGCGAAGATCAACTCATAG
- a CDS encoding DUF1732 domain-containing protein, with amino-acid sequence MTGYGEATATVRGHRVTVTARSVNHRNLDVVVRVRSPFRTLEHELRTAVAAEVRRGRVEIGVEIESTRDTAGFDETDAAVERLQQTVRRWRRRGIVTSGLSAGELVSAVRALRAESGVGAAGPEERALVMETCRRAIAALVVEREREGQVLAGSLNGNLVSLRACVGALAARRSEVIGQATGELERRIGELLGVGDPLDPARLVQEVALLVERSDTAEELERLDGHLEGFETAMKEGSPVGRRLVFLSQEILRELNTVGSKCRDLEMQRGVVEGKVLCEQLREQAQNVE; translated from the coding sequence ATGACCGGCTACGGCGAGGCGACGGCAACCGTCCGCGGCCATCGGGTGACGGTCACGGCGCGGTCCGTGAACCACCGCAACCTGGATGTCGTCGTACGGGTGCGGAGCCCGTTCAGGACCCTCGAACACGAACTGCGGACCGCAGTCGCCGCCGAGGTCCGGCGTGGTCGGGTGGAGATCGGGGTCGAGATCGAGTCGACACGGGACACGGCCGGGTTCGACGAGACGGACGCGGCCGTGGAACGGCTGCAGCAGACCGTGCGGCGCTGGCGCCGACGGGGAATCGTCACTTCGGGGTTGAGCGCCGGGGAGCTCGTCTCCGCGGTCCGGGCACTCCGGGCGGAATCCGGAGTCGGTGCGGCCGGTCCGGAAGAGCGAGCGTTGGTGATGGAAACGTGCCGGCGCGCGATCGCGGCTCTGGTGGTCGAACGGGAACGGGAAGGGCAGGTTCTGGCCGGCTCGCTGAACGGGAATCTGGTTTCCCTGCGCGCCTGTGTCGGTGCTCTGGCGGCGCGCCGGAGCGAGGTCATCGGACAGGCGACCGGAGAACTCGAGCGTCGGATCGGGGAACTGCTGGGAGTGGGCGACCCGCTCGACCCGGCTCGCCTGGTGCAGGAGGTCGCTCTGCTAGTGGAGCGTAGTGACACCGCCGAGGAGCTGGAGCGCCTCGATGGCCATCTCGAGGGTTTCGAGACGGCGATGAAGGAGGGGAGCCCGGTCGGGAGGCGGCTCGTGTTCCTGAGCCAGGAGATCCTGCGGGAACTGAACACGGTCGGCTCGAAGTGCCGCGATCTCGAGATGCAGCGAGGCGTGGTCGAAGGTAAGGTGCTGTGCGAGCAGTTGCGCGAACAGGCGCAGAATGTCGAATGA
- a CDS encoding glycosyltransferase translates to MPGCRSADLRILFLTQTYPRWPGDTAGPFIRELARGLVRTGDEVTVLVPRAAQVRRAWNDDGVDVRSFAYAPRPLEVLGYGRSLAADEHVRPGAALAAPLYLLAAAKAVARHLRRDRYDLLHAHWVAPNGLVALWPGVHRRATLIAAGLHGSDVFLAEKAVARPAIRRALSRCGLLTGCSPELVERVQRIGYQGKPSRVIPYGVDTDTFCPAAELPGEFDEAPWRKRLVIPGDATVLLGVGRLATKKGFQVLIDVLPRLLSDFSDLHAIIAGDGDQMADFRGAVNGWRPDHADRVHLPGAVAHDDLPGLYRCADLFVLPAVHDPQGNVDGLPNVILEALASGLPVVATTVSGIPLAVESGAQGILVPEQDRPALREALSGLLANPEQRRLMAARARARAVAQLTWDIVAGKYRQAYVDALEDGARR, encoded by the coding sequence TTGCCCGGCTGCAGGAGCGCGGACCTGCGCATCCTCTTCCTCACCCAGACCTACCCTCGTTGGCCCGGCGACACGGCCGGACCGTTCATCCGCGAGCTGGCCCGCGGGTTGGTCCGCACCGGCGACGAGGTCACGGTTCTCGTTCCGCGCGCGGCACAGGTGCGCCGCGCCTGGAACGACGACGGCGTCGATGTCCGCTCCTTCGCCTACGCCCCCCGCCCATTGGAGGTCCTTGGCTACGGCCGCAGTCTGGCCGCGGACGAGCATGTGCGGCCGGGCGCCGCGCTCGCCGCTCCGCTGTACCTGCTAGCGGCGGCAAAGGCCGTCGCCCGGCACCTCCGGCGCGACCGCTACGACCTGCTCCACGCTCACTGGGTCGCGCCGAACGGGCTGGTAGCCCTCTGGCCGGGCGTACACAGACGAGCGACGCTGATCGCCGCCGGGCTTCACGGCAGCGACGTCTTTCTGGCCGAGAAGGCGGTCGCTCGCCCGGCCATCCGTCGGGCCCTGTCGCGTTGCGGCCTTCTCACCGGATGCTCGCCCGAACTCGTCGAGAGAGTCCAGCGGATCGGCTACCAGGGCAAACCGTCCCGCGTCATCCCCTACGGCGTCGACACCGACACGTTCTGCCCTGCTGCGGAGTTGCCGGGCGAGTTCGACGAAGCACCCTGGCGCAAACGCCTGGTGATTCCAGGAGACGCCACCGTCCTGCTCGGCGTCGGCCGCCTGGCGACGAAGAAGGGCTTCCAGGTGCTGATCGACGTTCTGCCCCGGCTGCTCTCCGACTTCAGCGACCTGCACGCGATCATCGCCGGCGACGGCGATCAGATGGCGGATTTCCGAGGCGCAGTCAACGGCTGGAGGCCCGATCACGCGGATCGGGTCCATCTTCCCGGCGCTGTCGCCCACGACGATCTGCCCGGCCTCTACCGCTGCGCGGACCTGTTCGTCCTCCCCGCCGTTCACGATCCGCAGGGCAACGTCGACGGCCTGCCCAACGTGATCCTGGAAGCCCTGGCAAGCGGGCTGCCGGTGGTCGCGACGACGGTTTCCGGCATCCCTCTCGCGGTGGAGTCGGGAGCGCAGGGAATCCTCGTTCCGGAGCAGGATCGCCCCGCTCTGAGGGAGGCGCTCTCAGGTCTCCTGGCCAACCCGGAACAGCGGCGCCTGATGGCTGCCAGGGCCCGCGCCCGCGCCGTCGCCCAACTGACCTGGGACATCGTGGCGGGAAAGTACCGGCAGGCCTACGTCGACGCTCTGGAGGATGGCGCCCGGCGATGA
- a CDS encoding CPBP family intramembrane metalloprotease has translation MNRPGEHEPIEPRRRGLWWTILTAAMTLPTIASLAYFVWLEGTAWVAPVYLGAKALQFAGPLAVLGVLLAAAFGPSRPGRSVALGLGTGIAGAGFTWLAYAFLFRGGEMAATAAEAITVKLADFHLDTLERYIVAALLISFVHSWLEEVYWRAFVYGRLRRLTSSRWSHVVAAIGFAAHHVVVIGVYLGDTSILVLTLMSLPVVLGGVLWSLLYRATGNRLLAPWLSHVCLDLAIMAVGYELIFAG, from the coding sequence ATGAACCGGCCCGGCGAGCACGAACCGATCGAGCCGCGACGTCGAGGTCTCTGGTGGACGATCCTGACCGCCGCGATGACGCTGCCCACAATCGCCTCGCTCGCCTACTTCGTCTGGCTCGAGGGCACCGCCTGGGTCGCCCCCGTCTACCTCGGCGCCAAGGCGCTCCAGTTCGCCGGACCCCTGGCCGTCCTGGGTGTGCTGCTGGCCGCCGCCTTCGGTCCCTCGAGGCCGGGCCGATCGGTCGCCCTCGGGCTGGGCACCGGCATCGCGGGGGCCGGCTTCACCTGGCTGGCCTATGCCTTTCTGTTTCGCGGCGGGGAGATGGCCGCGACGGCCGCCGAAGCGATCACGGTCAAGCTGGCCGACTTCCATCTCGACACGCTGGAGCGCTACATCGTCGCGGCGCTCCTGATCAGCTTCGTCCACTCCTGGCTCGAGGAGGTCTACTGGCGAGCCTTCGTCTACGGGAGGCTCCGCCGCCTGACTTCCTCCAGGTGGTCGCACGTGGTGGCAGCCATCGGCTTCGCCGCTCACCACGTGGTCGTCATCGGCGTCTACCTTGGCGACACCTCGATCCTGGTCCTGACCCTCATGTCGCTTCCGGTCGTCCTAGGAGGCGTCCTCTGGTCGCTGCTCTACCGCGCCACGGGCAACCGCCTGCTGGCCCCCTGGCTCAGCCACGTCTGCCTCGACCTCGCGATCATGGCCGTGGGCTATGAGTTGATCTTCGCCGGTTGA
- the lpxB gene encoding lipid-A-disaccharide synthase, whose translation MVAANADSLSVLISAGEASGDRHAAGLMEAAARLTGDRGRIRFFGLGGDAMAAAGLEPVAHSDEVAVVGIAEVARELPRIRRVFRKLLLASETRRPSLAVLVDFPDFNLRLARRLRRRGIPVLYYVSPQVWAWRRRRVRTISRLVDRMLVLFPFEVEVYRGHELHVDHVGHPLVDDVPELESAWDRQEGVPERPMLALLPGSRNSEVLRILPPMLRAAAELVGTAERAGRVRLILAPTVDEALVRRLIASGPLDGDELDVVRADRFAAVAGSHFAFCASGTATLEVGLLGTPMIVVYRVSPLTYAVGRLLVDLPFVSLVNLVLGRQVVPELLQAEADHERMAAAASRLLSRRNRIDAMRAALAELRPALGESGASERAAGCLLEELGLLEEPGERRGREGATRR comes from the coding sequence ATGGTCGCCGCCAACGCCGATTCCCTGAGCGTTCTGATCTCCGCCGGCGAGGCATCGGGCGACCGTCATGCCGCGGGCCTCATGGAGGCGGCGGCCCGTCTGACCGGGGACCGAGGGCGAATCCGCTTCTTCGGGCTCGGTGGCGACGCGATGGCAGCGGCCGGCCTGGAGCCGGTCGCCCACAGCGACGAGGTCGCGGTCGTCGGCATAGCCGAGGTTGCCCGCGAACTGCCGCGCATCCGGCGCGTGTTCCGCAAGCTGTTGCTGGCTTCCGAGACGCGCCGGCCGAGCCTGGCCGTCCTGGTTGATTTCCCCGACTTCAACCTGAGGTTGGCCCGTCGCCTGCGCCGCCGTGGCATACCGGTTCTGTACTACGTGTCGCCCCAGGTGTGGGCATGGCGGCGGCGGCGCGTACGGACGATCTCGCGCCTCGTCGACCGGATGCTCGTGCTCTTTCCGTTCGAGGTCGAGGTGTACCGGGGACATGAACTCCACGTGGATCACGTGGGGCACCCCCTGGTCGACGACGTACCGGAGCTCGAATCGGCATGGGACCGGCAGGAAGGCGTTCCGGAGCGGCCGATGCTGGCGCTTCTTCCGGGCTCCCGCAACAGCGAGGTTCTGCGGATCCTGCCGCCCATGCTGCGAGCGGCCGCGGAGCTGGTCGGGACGGCGGAACGCGCCGGCCGCGTTCGTCTGATTCTGGCGCCCACGGTTGACGAGGCACTCGTGCGGCGCCTGATCGCCAGCGGGCCTCTGGACGGCGACGAACTGGACGTTGTGCGTGCCGACCGGTTCGCCGCGGTCGCCGGTTCCCACTTCGCGTTCTGCGCCTCCGGAACGGCCACTCTCGAGGTCGGGCTTCTCGGAACGCCGATGATCGTGGTCTACCGGGTATCCCCGCTGACCTACGCGGTTGGACGTCTCCTGGTCGACCTGCCGTTCGTCAGCCTCGTCAACCTGGTGCTCGGCCGCCAGGTCGTGCCCGAGTTGCTGCAGGCGGAGGCGGATCACGAACGGATGGCTGCTGCCGCGTCCAGGCTGCTGAGCCGTCGAAACCGCATCGATGCCATGCGCGCGGCGCTGGCCGAACTGAGGCCGGCCCTGGGCGAGTCCGGAGCGAGCGAGCGAGCGGCCGGCTGCCTGCTCGAGGAACTGGGACTCCTGGAAGAGCCGGGCGAGCGCCGGGGGCGTGAAGGGGCAACTCGCCGGTGA
- a CDS encoding glycosyltransferase family 2 protein, translating to MAETIELAAPPRKAHSWAEEPSITRDEETPLDVSVLVPVLDESATVSALAERVLANLDAIHVRAELVFIDDGSTDGTSDVVRREHQRDPRVRLIRLRRNFGKAAALSAGVDHSRGRILVTMDGDLQDDPDEIPRLLQALEDGPLDLVSGWKRTRRDPWRRRLASRVFNWVTRTLSNVRLHDFNSGFKAYRREVLEQVAVYGELHRYIPVLASRRGFLVGEIPVAHHPRRVGRSRYGWDRSYKGPVDLITVLFISRFTRRPLHLFGPIGLISFAAGLGICAYLAALWFAGASLSNRPLLLLGVLLMVLGIQIVTTGLIGELITFKNFRRPDSYSVRERVG from the coding sequence ATGGCCGAGACGATCGAGTTGGCGGCGCCGCCGAGGAAAGCCCATTCCTGGGCTGAGGAGCCGTCCATCACCAGGGACGAGGAAACGCCCCTCGACGTCAGCGTCCTCGTGCCGGTCCTCGACGAGAGTGCGACGGTCTCCGCCCTCGCCGAGCGCGTGCTTGCCAACCTGGACGCCATTCATGTCCGGGCGGAACTCGTGTTCATCGACGACGGCTCGACCGACGGCACTTCCGATGTCGTTCGCCGCGAACACCAGCGCGATCCCCGGGTGCGGCTCATCCGGTTGCGCCGGAACTTTGGCAAGGCGGCCGCCCTTTCGGCCGGCGTGGATCACTCGCGGGGCCGGATTCTCGTCACGATGGATGGCGACCTGCAGGACGATCCCGACGAGATTCCGCGCCTGTTGCAGGCGCTCGAAGACGGCCCTCTGGACCTCGTCTCGGGCTGGAAGCGCACCCGGCGCGACCCGTGGCGCCGTCGACTGGCATCCAGGGTCTTCAACTGGGTGACGCGCACGCTTTCGAACGTCCGGCTGCACGACTTCAACTCCGGCTTCAAGGCCTACCGCCGGGAAGTCCTGGAGCAGGTCGCCGTGTACGGCGAACTCCACCGCTACATTCCCGTGCTCGCCAGCCGGCGCGGCTTTCTCGTCGGAGAGATTCCGGTGGCGCACCATCCGCGCCGCGTCGGCCGCAGCCGGTACGGATGGGATCGCTCCTACAAGGGACCCGTGGACCTGATCACGGTCCTGTTCATCAGCCGCTTCACCCGCCGCCCGTTGCACCTCTTCGGCCCGATCGGCCTGATCAGCTTCGCCGCCGGCCTGGGCATCTGCGCCTATCTGGCGGCGCTCTGGTTCGCCGGCGCCTCCCTTTCCAACCGGCCGCTGCTGCTGCTCGGCGTCCTGCTGATGGTCCTGGGCATCCAGATTGTCACGACGGGCCTGATCGGCGAACTGATCACCTTCAAGAACTTTCGCCGTCCCGACAGCTACTCGGTGCGAGAGCGGGTCGGCTGA
- the gmk gene encoding guanylate kinase: MKGVDREPDAGEEPVVPRGELFILSAPSGAGKTTLVHHAMTLVDGVEFSISHTTRRPRENERDGDDYHFIDRATFDRMVADGRFLEWAEVHGNRYGTAVDEVLPRVERGVDVLLDIDVQGAKQVMSRPGGAAGALRTAVWGIFVMPPSYEALVSRLRGRDLDDAPEIAQRLAGSLAEVDRVRDYDYVIVNDRAEAASRILAAIILEKRQRRGRMQERVDRVLADFHAHGTYS; this comes from the coding sequence ATGAAGGGCGTGGACAGAGAACCGGACGCCGGGGAGGAGCCGGTCGTGCCCAGGGGTGAGTTGTTCATTCTCTCGGCGCCGTCAGGCGCCGGCAAGACCACCCTGGTCCACCACGCCATGACGCTCGTCGACGGTGTCGAGTTCTCGATCAGCCACACGACCCGTCGGCCCCGCGAGAACGAGCGGGACGGGGACGACTACCACTTCATTGATCGGGCGACGTTCGACCGGATGGTGGCCGATGGCCGGTTCCTGGAGTGGGCGGAGGTTCACGGCAATCGCTACGGCACGGCGGTGGACGAGGTGCTGCCGCGCGTCGAGCGAGGAGTCGACGTCCTACTCGACATCGACGTGCAGGGCGCTAAGCAGGTGATGTCACGGCCGGGCGGCGCCGCTGGCGCGCTCCGAACGGCAGTCTGGGGGATCTTCGTCATGCCGCCCAGCTACGAGGCGCTCGTCTCGCGGCTACGGGGGCGGGACCTGGACGACGCGCCCGAGATCGCGCAGCGTCTGGCCGGTTCGCTGGCCGAGGTGGACCGGGTCCGGGACTACGACTATGTTATTGTCAATGATCGCGCTGAGGCGGCCAGCAGGATCTTGGCAGCCATCATTCTCGAGAAACGACAGCGAAGGGGGCGGATGCAAGAACGCGTCGACCGCGTTCTCGCGGACTTTCATGCACATGGAACGTATTCCTGA